GATAAACATTCAACCGGTGGTGTTGGTGATGTAACCTCATTAATGCTTGGTCCTATGGTGGCGGCATGTGGTGGTTATGTTCCTATGATCTCTGGCCGTGGTTTAGGTCATACTGGTGGCACGTTAGATAAATTGGAATCCATTGCTGGCTACAATATTATGCCAAACAATGATCTTTTTGGAAAAGTAACCAAAGAAGCTGGCGTAGCTATCATTGGTCAAACGGGTGATTTAGCACCGGCAGATAAGCGTGTTTATGCCACTCGTGATGTAACGGCAACCGTTGATAATATTTCATTGATTACTGCATCTATTCTTTCTAAGAAATTAGCCGCAGGTTTAGATTCATTAGTGATGGATGTAAAAGTCGGTTCAGGTGCATTTATGCCGACTTATGAGGCATCAGAAGAGCTGGCTAAATCTATCGTAGCTGTTGCTAATGGCGCGGGCACGAAGACGACCGCATTACTGACGGACATGAATCAAGTATTAGCCTCTACTGCGGGTAATGCATTAGAAGTTCGTGAAGCGATTCGTTTCCTAACTGGCGAATACCGTAATCCTCGTTTATATGAAGTTGCGATGGCGCTATGTGCTGAAATGCTTGTGATTGCGAACTTAGCAAAAGACGAACAAGAAGCGTGTATTAAATTGCAAGCAGTGTTAGACAACGGCAAAGCCGCAGAATGTTTTGGTAAAATGGTGTTTGGTCTTGGTGGACCAAATGACATTATCGAAAATTACGATAACCATTTAGAAACCGCGCAAATCATTAAACCTGTATTTGCAGACAAATCCGGCTTTGTTAATACGATGGATACGCGTGATTTAGGCATGGCAGTCGTTGGTATGGGGGGCGGTCGTCGTGTTGCTAGCGATACTATTGATTATGCGGTTGGGTTAAGTGATATGATTCGTTTAGGTCAAACCGTTGATAGCAATCAACCATTAGCGATGATCCATGCTCGTAATGAAGATCAATGGCAGCAGGCTGCAGATGCAGTTAAAGCCGCTATCGTGATCAGCGAAGAACAACCAGAAGCGACACCGGAAGTTTATCGTAAAGTTCGCTCACAAGATGTGTAAGGAAGAAACCATGAAACGTGCAATTATTTTAGTTCTTGATTCATTTGGTATTGGTGCAGCAGGTGATGCTGAAAAATTTGGTGATGTGGGTTCAGATACAATGGGTCACATTGCAGAACAGTGTGACAAAGGACTTGCCGATAATGGAAACCGTAAAGGACCATTAACGCTTCCAAATCTATCAAAGCTGGGTTTAGCAATGGCAGGTAAAGAGTCTACGGGCAAATTAGCCGCAGGTTTAGACGCTGATGCTGAGATTATTGGTGCTTATGGTCATGCCGCTGAATTGTCTTCAGGTAAAGATACGCCTTCTGGTCACTGGGAAATTGCAGGCGTACCTGTCTTATTTGATTGGGGTTACTTTAGCGATAAAGAAAATAGTTTCCCTAAAGAGTTAACCGACCGAATTCTTGCTCGTGCCAACCTTTCTGGTTACCTAGGTAATTGCCATGCATCAGGTACACAAGTACTGGATGATTTAGGTGAAGAACACATGAAGACGGGCATGCCGATCTTCTACACCTCTGCTGATTCGGTATTCCAAATTGCGTGTCATGAAGAAACGTTTGGCTTAGATAATTTATTAACACTTTGCCAAATCGCACGTGAAGAACTTGAAGATTATAATATTGGCCGAGTGATAGCGCGTCCATTTATTGGTGCAGGTAAAGGTCAATTTGAACGTACGGGTAACCGCCGCGATCTTTCTCTGGAACCGCCAGCAATTACCGTATTACAAAAACTGGTAGAAGAGAAAAACGGTCACGTACATTCTATTGGTAAAATCTCTGATATTTATGCTGGTTGTGGTATTACACAAAAAACCAAAGCAACAGGCATTCCAGCATTGTTTGATGCAACCAAAGAGGCAATTACGGCGGCGAGTGATAACACCATCGTATTTACTAACTTTGTGGATTTTGATTCAGCGTATGGTCACCGTCGTGACGTTGCAGGTTATGCGGCGGCACTAGAGTATTTTGATGGAAGACTTCCAGAGATCATGGAAATGCTACAAGAAGACGATATTCTAATCCTAACGGCTGATCATGGTTGTGATCCTACATGGCCTGGTACCGATCATACTCGTGAACATATTCCCGTTCTTGTTTATGGACACAAAGTACCTGCGGGTTCATTGGGGCTTCGTGATACCTTTGCCGATATAGGGCAGACCTTAGCAGAGTATTTTGAAATCTCTGATATGGAATATGGAAAATCATTCCTATAAAAATAATAAGCAGTAGAGCCCTCTCTACTGCTTTTTTCTAGTTTAAGTTTAAAAAGAAAGGGTAAAAATTATGGCAACTCCACATATTAATGCTGAAATGGGTGACTTTGCAGACGTTGTTTTAATGCCTGGAGACCCAATCCGAGCAAAATACATTGCAGAAACATTCTTAGACGATGTTGTTCAAGTGTGTGATGTTTGAAATATGTTTGGCTACACTGGAACCTATAAAGGTCGTAAAATCTCAGTGATGGGGCATGGCATGGGGATCCCATCATGTTCAATTTATATGACTGAGCTTGTTAAAGATTTTGGCGTTAAAAAAGTGATTCGTGTAGGCAGTTGTGGTGCAGTAAACGAAGACATTAAAGTTCGTGATGTTGTAATTGGTATGGGCGCATGTACGGATTCTAAAGTGAACCGTATTCGTTTTAAAGATCACGACTTTGCAGCAATTGCTGATTACGAAATGGTACGTAATGCTGAGCTTGCAGCACAGGCACGTGGTATTAAGGTCAAAGTCGGCAATCTTTTCTCTGCTGAGCTATTCTATACGCCAGATCCAAGCATGTTTGACCTAATGGATAAATACGGCATCGTAGGCGTAGAGATGGAAGCGGCTGGTATGTACGGTGTTGCTGCAGAATACGGTGCAAAAGCATTAGCTATCTGTACTGTGTCTGATCACATCAAAACCGGTGAGCAAACGACATCTGATGAACGAGCGACAACATTTGATGAAATGATGCTGATTGCGTTAGATTCAGTATTGCTTGGAGACAAATAATGTCACATTATTTGTAGTGAAAAAAAGGCGGTGTTATTTATTAACATCGCCTTTTTATTATTTATCTGTGAAATAAACAGAACGTATTAAGACTTACCGCCAAAAAGTGTAGTAACAGGCTTGCTAGAATCTTCACGTTTTTTAAGTATTGCCATAATAAACATACCTGAAACAAGACTTATAATAAGCATACCAAACATCAATCGGTCACTTTTACGGTAATGGTGGTTCGCAAAACCAGTCAACGTTGACTTTTCAAAGGTTATACGTAAAAACCCCAATACCCGATCGTCTTTTACTATTGGTTCGATTAATTGTTGTCGACCGATGCCATCAATCGATAATGGTGTATTAATGCCCGTAATTTGTGATGCGGTTAACGCATTGCTGCTTTTACTTAGTACACCACCTTCCGCGTCGTAAATCGTAGCATCAAACACAAGGTTTTCTTTTGCCAGATTATTCGTTAGTTGCAGCAAGGCTTCGTGATCGTCTTTTTTGATGCTATCGACAGCAAACAATGCTGCTTGTCTTGTCATGGTTCGACTAAGATCTTGTAACTGTTTATTTTGAATGATCTGATTATTATCACTGATCACCGTACTATTAATTAAAATAAAGTAACTGAATGCGATCAGAGAGAGCAGCATCAGGCTTTTAATTATGAGATTTTGAGAAAGCATCATCCGCACCAAATAAAATAATAGTCGAGAATTATACGCAATTTATACAAAAATAGCAGTTTATGTCGCTTCAGACTTGCTCTATCTAATTTCAATCGGTATTTTTGATAGAGGATTAGTAAGGATACAAATCATGGACGCGATAACCCCATTTGCAATAAAGAAACACACAACACTGGTAAACCGTTTTTCAACCTCGGTAACGGCCTCTCAATTAGAGGTTAAGTCAGTGGGTTGGATCATTTACGGTTCACACCTTTCTCCCCTTCACACTAAAGATATCTATTTTTTTGTTGGAATGACAACAAAGGTCATTCGAACATGGAAAGTGGGTGACTATGAAGTCGCTGCTATCGCTGGTGAAATGACACCAGAACACAAAATCATCGTTGATGAACTCGGTTTAGATTACGCTGAAATAAAAGACATCCCCGATTTATCTAATCCGGGAATTATCCTTTTTGATATGGATTCAACAACCATTGAAATTGAATGCATTGATGAAATAGCGAAATTGGCAGGGGTTGGTGAGCAAGTATCTGAAGTGACAGAGCGAGCGATGCTAGGTGAACTTGATTTTAAAGAAAGCTTAATTCAACGAGTGAGTACTCTTGAAGGAGCAAGTGAATCGATTCTGGCTCAAGTCAAAGAAACCCTTCCTTTTATGCCTGAGATGAGAGAATTGGTAATGACAATGCAGAACTATGGTTGGAAAGTCGCTATAGCATCTGGTGGATTTACTTACTTTTCAGATTACCTTAAAGAAGAGTTGAATTTAGTTCACGCTCAA
The Aliivibrio salmonicida LFI1238 genome window above contains:
- a CDS encoding phosphopentomutase, translating into MKRAIILVLDSFGIGAAGDAEKFGDVGSDTMGHIAEQCDKGLADNGNRKGPLTLPNLSKLGLAMAGKESTGKLAAGLDADAEIIGAYGHAAELSSGKDTPSGHWEIAGVPVLFDWGYFSDKENSFPKELTDRILARANLSGYLGNCHASGTQVLDDLGEEHMKTGMPIFYTSADSVFQIACHEETFGLDNLLTLCQIAREELEDYNIGRVIARPFIGAGKGQFERTGNRRDLSLEPPAITVLQKLVEEKNGHVHSIGKISDIYAGCGITQKTKATGIPALFDATKEAITAASDNTIVFTNFVDFDSAYGHRRDVAGYAAALEYFDGRLPEIMEMLQEDDILILTADHGCDPTWPGTDHTREHIPVLVYGHKVPAGSLGLRDTFADIGQTLAEYFEISDMEYGKSFL
- a CDS encoding YtjB family periplasmic protein, translated to MMLSQNLIIKSLMLLSLIAFSYFILINSTVISDNNQIIQNKQLQDLSRTMTRQAALFAVDSIKKDDHEALLQLTNNLAKENLVFDATIYDAEGGVLSKSSNALTASQITGINTPLSIDGIGRQQLIEPIVKDDRVLGFLRITFEKSTLTGFANHHYRKSDRLMFGMLIISLVSGMFIMAILKKREDSSKPVTTLFGGKS
- the serB gene encoding phosphoserine phosphatase; this translates as MDAITPFAIKKHTTLVNRFSTSVTASQLEVKSVGWIIYGSHLSPLHTKDIYFFVGMTTKVIRTWKVGDYEVAAIAGEMTPEHKIIVDELGLDYAEIKDIPDLSNPGIILFDMDSTTIEIECIDEIAKLAGVGEQVSEVTERAMLGELDFKESLIQRVSTLEGASESILAQVKETLPFMPEMRELVMTMQNYGWKVAIASGGFTYFSDYLKEELNLVHAQSNQLEIIDGKLTGKVLGDIVSAETKADILIELADKYDIEMSNTVAVGDGANDLVMMSAAGLGIAYHAKPKVQEQAQAAVRYADLGGVACILSASLLMNNKLSW
- the deoA gene encoding thymidine phosphorylase: MYLPQEIIRRKRDNKVLTTEEINFFIQGVAKNTVSEGQIAAFAMAVYFNEMTMPERIALTCAMRDSGMVIDWSHMNFDGPIVDKHSTGGVGDVTSLMLGPMVAACGGYVPMISGRGLGHTGGTLDKLESIAGYNIMPNNDLFGKVTKEAGVAIIGQTGDLAPADKRVYATRDVTATVDNISLITASILSKKLAAGLDSLVMDVKVGSGAFMPTYEASEELAKSIVAVANGAGTKTTALLTDMNQVLASTAGNALEVREAIRFLTGEYRNPRLYEVAMALCAEMLVIANLAKDEQEACIKLQAVLDNGKAAECFGKMVFGLGGPNDIIENYDNHLETAQIIKPVFADKSGFVNTMDTRDLGMAVVGMGGGRRVASDTIDYAVGLSDMIRLGQTVDSNQPLAMIHARNEDQWQQAADAVKAAIVISEEQPEATPEVYRKVRSQDV